From the Brachyhypopomus gauderio isolate BG-103 chromosome 5, BGAUD_0.2, whole genome shotgun sequence genome, one window contains:
- the kras gene encoding GTPase KRas isoform X3, with protein MTEYKLVVVGAGGVGKSALTIQLIQNHFVDEYDPTIEDSYRKQVVIDGETCLLDILDTAGQEEYSAMRDQYMRTGEGFLCVFAINNTKSFEDIHHYREQIKRVKDSEDVPMVLVGNKCDLPSRTVDTKQAQDLARSYGIPFIETSAKTRQELWPSGRM; from the exons ATGACTGAGTATAAGCTGGTGGTAGTGGGAGCAGGAGGCGTGGGCAAGAGTGCTCTCACCATCCAACTCATCCAGAACCACTTTGTGGACGAATACGACCCTACCATAGAG gaCTCGTACAGGAAGCAGGTGGTGATTGATGGGGAGACATGCCTGCTGGACATCCTGGACACAGCAGGTCAAGAGGAGTACAGCGCCATGAGAGACCAGTACATGAGGACAGGGGAGGGCTTCCTCTGTGTCTTCGCCATCAACAACACCAAGTCCTTCGAGGACATTCACCACTACAG AGAACAAATCAAGAGAGTGAAGGACTCTGAGGACGTGCCCATGGTGCTGGTGGGGAATAAGTGTGACCTACCGTCCCGCACAGTAGACACCAAACAGGCTCAGGATTTAGCACGCAGCTATGGAATCCCCTTCATCGAGACCTCAGCAAAGACGAGACAG GAGCTGTGGCCAAGTGGGAGAATGTGA
- the kras gene encoding GTPase KRas isoform X2, which yields MTEYKLVVVGAGGVGKSALTIQLIQNHFVDEYDPTIEDSYRKQVVIDGETCLLDILDTAGQEEYSAMRDQYMRTGEGFLCVFAINNTKSFEDIHHYREQIKRVKDSEDVPMVLVGNKCDLPSRTVDTKQAQDLARSYGIPFIETSAKTRQGVDDAFYTLVREIRKHKEKMSKEGKKKKKKSKTKCVLM from the exons ATGACTGAGTATAAGCTGGTGGTAGTGGGAGCAGGAGGCGTGGGCAAGAGTGCTCTCACCATCCAACTCATCCAGAACCACTTTGTGGACGAATACGACCCTACCATAGAG gaCTCGTACAGGAAGCAGGTGGTGATTGATGGGGAGACATGCCTGCTGGACATCCTGGACACAGCAGGTCAAGAGGAGTACAGCGCCATGAGAGACCAGTACATGAGGACAGGGGAGGGCTTCCTCTGTGTCTTCGCCATCAACAACACCAAGTCCTTCGAGGACATTCACCACTACAG AGAACAAATCAAGAGAGTGAAGGACTCTGAGGACGTGCCCATGGTGCTGGTGGGGAATAAGTGTGACCTACCGTCCCGCACAGTAGACACCAAACAGGCTCAGGATTTAGCACGCAGCTATGGAATCCCCTTCATCGAGACCTCAGCAAAGACGAGACAG GGTGTCGATGACGCCTTTTATACATTAGTCCGGGAAATCCGAAAGCACAAGGAGAAGATGAGCAAGgaggggaagaagaagaagaagaagtccAAGACGAAGTGTGTACTAATGTGA
- the kras gene encoding GTPase KRas isoform X1: protein MTEYKLVVVGAGGVGKSALTIQLIQNHFVDEYDPTIEDSYRKQVVIDGETCLLDILDTAGQEEYSAMRDQYMRTGEGFLCVFAINNTKSFEDIHHYREQIKRVKDSEDVPMVLVGNKCDLPSRTVDTKQAQDLARSYGIPFIETSAKTRQRVEDAFYTLVREIRQYRLKKLSKEEKTPRCIKLKKCVVM from the exons ATGACTGAGTATAAGCTGGTGGTAGTGGGAGCAGGAGGCGTGGGCAAGAGTGCTCTCACCATCCAACTCATCCAGAACCACTTTGTGGACGAATACGACCCTACCATAGAG gaCTCGTACAGGAAGCAGGTGGTGATTGATGGGGAGACATGCCTGCTGGACATCCTGGACACAGCAGGTCAAGAGGAGTACAGCGCCATGAGAGACCAGTACATGAGGACAGGGGAGGGCTTCCTCTGTGTCTTCGCCATCAACAACACCAAGTCCTTCGAGGACATTCACCACTACAG AGAACAAATCAAGAGAGTGAAGGACTCTGAGGACGTGCCCATGGTGCTGGTGGGGAATAAGTGTGACCTACCGTCCCGCACAGTAGACACCAAACAGGCTCAGGATTTAGCACGCAGCTATGGAATCCCCTTCATCGAGACCTCAGCAAAGACGAGACAG AGAGTGGAGGATGCCTTTTACACACTGGTCCGGGAGATCAGGCAGTACCGGCTGAAAAAACTCAGCAAAGAAGAAAAGACACCGCGCTGCATCAAgcttaaaaaatgtgttgtgatgTGA